The Bacteroidota bacterium genome window below encodes:
- the rpsT gene encoding 30S ribosomal protein S20: MANHKSSLKRIRSNAVKRLRNRYQAKTTRNMIKKLRDLKVKKEASEMLKTLYCMLDRLAKKNVIHKNNAANQKSKLSRHVNKMK; this comes from the coding sequence ATGGCAAATCATAAATCATCACTAAAACGCATCAGATCAAACGCTGTCAAAAGGCTGCGTAACCGTTACCAGGCTAAGACCACACGTAACATGATTAAAAAATTGCGTGACCTAAAAGTTAAAAAAGAAGCCAGCGAAATGCTTAAAACGCTTTACTGTATGCTCGACCGTTTGGCAAAAAAGAACGTGATTCACAAGAACAATGCTGCCAATCAAAAATCGAAATTGAGCAGACATGTTAACAAAATGAAATAA